A stretch of the Saprospiraceae bacterium genome encodes the following:
- a CDS encoding metal-dependent hydrolase, with protein sequence MKIHYYGHSCFLIEVKGKKLLFDPFIAGNPLAKDIDIQEIKPDYIFLSHGHGDHIGDAIAIGLSSNAAVIGTFEVVSWLENQGLRGYHMNTGGKRNFDFGTVKMVNAIHSSMLPDGTYGANPAGFVVYDTEYCFYFAGDTALTLDMKLIPMMCPPLEFAILPIGDNFTMGYEDAVLAAEFLQCDKIIGCHFDSFPVIAINHEKAIQAFAVKNKKLVLPAINQPVQI encoded by the coding sequence ATGAAAATTCACTATTACGGCCATTCCTGTTTTTTAATTGAAGTCAAAGGGAAAAAACTCTTGTTTGATCCTTTTATTGCAGGCAATCCATTGGCTAAAGACATTGATATTCAAGAGATTAAGCCTGATTACATTTTTTTAAGCCATGGGCACGGAGATCATATTGGGGATGCCATTGCAATTGGCCTTTCATCAAATGCTGCTGTAATAGGGACTTTCGAGGTTGTTTCATGGTTAGAAAATCAAGGTTTAAGAGGATATCACATGAATACGGGCGGGAAGCGAAATTTTGATTTTGGAACCGTCAAAATGGTAAACGCCATTCATTCCAGTATGTTGCCAGATGGCACTTATGGGGCCAATCCTGCTGGATTTGTTGTTTATGATACTGAATATTGTTTTTATTTTGCAGGGGATACGGCACTTACACTTGATATGAAATTAATTCCAATGATGTGTCCACCGCTTGAATTTGCAATCCTGCCAATCGGTGATAATTTTACAATGGGTTACGAAGATGCAGTTTTAGCTGCAGAATTTTTACAGTGTGATAAAATCATAGGTTGTCATTTTGATTCTTTTCCAGTAATTGCAATAAATCATGAAAAAGCAATCCAGGCTTTTGCTGTAAAAAATAAAAAATTAGTATTGCCCGCTATCAATCAACCGGTTCAAATTTAA
- a CDS encoding ParA family protein: protein MGKVIAIANQKGGVGKTTTTINLASCIAILEKRVLIVDADPQANSSSGTGVDAEQSNLSLYECMINDLDPHQAIVETDTPNLFLLPSNIDLVGADIELVNMTNRERVLKHVIDQVKDEYDFIFIDCLPSLGLLTINALTAADSVIIPVQCELFALEGLSKIKNTIELVKGALNPELQIEGVLLSMYDKRLRLSTMVIQNIRENIHLPVFETIIHRNSKISEAPLVKKPVVLYDANSKGSHNFLNLADEFMRKNQQ, encoded by the coding sequence ATGGGAAAAGTCATTGCGATCGCAAACCAAAAAGGAGGTGTTGGAAAAACAACAACTACTATTAATCTGGCTTCTTGCATTGCCATATTAGAAAAAAGAGTTTTGATTGTTGATGCAGATCCTCAAGCAAACAGCAGTTCTGGAACTGGAGTGGATGCTGAACAATCTAACCTCAGTCTTTATGAATGCATGATCAATGATTTGGATCCTCACCAGGCTATTGTAGAAACAGATACCCCTAATTTGTTTTTATTGCCGAGTAATATTGATTTGGTAGGTGCGGATATTGAGTTGGTTAATATGACAAATAGAGAGCGTGTATTAAAACACGTAATCGACCAGGTAAAAGATGAATATGATTTTATATTTATTGATTGCTTGCCTTCTCTGGGATTGTTGACAATTAATGCATTGACTGCAGCGGATTCAGTAATTATCCCTGTCCAATGCGAATTATTTGCATTAGAAGGACTTTCAAAAATAAAAAATACGATTGAATTGGTAAAAGGCGCATTGAATCCGGAATTGCAAATTGAAGGTGTCTTATTAAGTATGTATGATAAGCGTTTGCGACTTTCAACCATGGTAATTCAGAATATCCGGGAAAATATTCATCTACCGGTATTTGAAACGATCATTCATAGAAATTCAAAAATCTCTGAAGCTCCTTTAGTTAAAAAACCGGTTGTATTGTATGATGCCAACAGTAAAGGAAGTCACAACTTTTTAAATCTGGCAGATGAATTCATGAGAAAAAATCAGCAATAA
- a CDS encoding ABC transporter substrate-binding protein — protein MQTGLKNLLKNSVHFKVGIFLVFLSFVACEQQSKKIATAVFHYNQVNYINSLDPAFAKTQNNIWAVDHLFNQLVDLDDSMKLKPELAKSWKISDDGLHYLFTLRQDVFFIEDSCFKNRVNRQVTAFDVVFSFNRLLDPNLSSPGSWIFKDKLDTIQGIEAINDSILSIRLKSPFAPFLKLLTMQYCSVIPPEAQSYYGKNLYKNPVGTGPFRLIKWLDRKGLFMASNPGYFESDSFKLNGIRISFMEDRNTAYLEFLKNEIDFFSGLQSAYAFQLVDKTGNLRDDTKSKLQLLKGDFLNTEYLGFNFELINKNHPLSDKRVRQALNYAIDRKSMIQLLKFGIGTPATSGFIPKGLPSYDPKVVIGFQYDPEKAKRLLNEAGYSNKKNFPELVIHTNKDYVDLITYVAKQWEEVGIPVRIELAETATLREKMRLSEYQIFRASWIADYPDEESFLTVFYSKNPAPPNYTRFKNLAYDRLYEKAIQETDENNRLKYYQEMDKILIDEAPVIFLFYDQTAWFVQNHIKNLNPNPINLLKLNGVEEEQ, from the coding sequence ATGCAAACAGGCTTGAAAAATTTATTGAAGAATTCAGTGCATTTTAAAGTAGGCATTTTTCTGGTATTTCTATCATTCGTTGCTTGTGAACAACAATCAAAAAAAATAGCGACGGCTGTTTTTCATTACAATCAAGTAAATTACATAAACTCACTGGATCCGGCTTTCGCTAAAACACAAAACAACATTTGGGCCGTGGATCACTTGTTTAACCAATTGGTAGATTTGGATGATTCCATGAAATTAAAACCTGAATTAGCAAAATCATGGAAAATTTCTGATGACGGTCTCCATTATTTATTTACCTTAAGGCAAGATGTTTTTTTTATTGAAGATAGTTGTTTTAAGAATAGAGTAAACAGACAGGTAACTGCATTTGATGTAGTCTTTAGTTTCAATAGATTATTGGACCCAAATTTAAGTTCTCCGGGATCATGGATATTTAAAGACAAATTAGATACCATACAAGGAATTGAAGCAATCAACGATAGCATCTTGTCGATTCGATTGAAATCACCGTTTGCACCATTTCTTAAGTTGCTCACAATGCAATATTGCAGTGTTATTCCACCAGAAGCCCAATCGTATTATGGAAAGAATTTATATAAAAATCCTGTTGGAACCGGCCCCTTTCGATTAATTAAATGGTTGGATCGAAAGGGATTGTTTATGGCTTCAAATCCTGGCTATTTTGAATCGGATTCATTTAAATTAAATGGCATTCGGATTAGTTTTATGGAAGATCGAAATACGGCCTATCTGGAATTTCTTAAAAATGAAATTGATTTTTTTTCAGGATTACAATCTGCTTATGCATTTCAATTGGTAGATAAAACAGGCAATCTTCGAGATGATACTAAAAGTAAATTGCAATTATTAAAAGGCGATTTTTTAAATACGGAATACCTAGGTTTTAATTTTGAGCTAATTAATAAAAATCATCCACTTTCGGACAAACGAGTGCGGCAAGCTTTGAATTATGCCATTGATCGTAAGTCCATGATTCAATTATTAAAATTTGGTATTGGTACACCTGCAACCAGCGGATTTATTCCAAAGGGATTGCCTTCTTATGACCCTAAAGTAGTCATAGGTTTTCAATACGATCCGGAAAAGGCTAAACGGTTACTAAATGAAGCAGGTTATTCCAATAAAAAGAATTTTCCTGAATTGGTCATACATACTAATAAGGATTATGTGGATTTAATTACCTATGTCGCAAAGCAATGGGAAGAAGTTGGAATACCTGTTCGAATTGAACTGGCTGAAACAGCTACATTAAGAGAAAAAATGAGACTTTCAGAATATCAGATATTCAGGGCATCCTGGATTGCTGATTATCCAGATGAAGAATCATTTCTTACTGTGTTCTACAGCAAAAACCCTGCACCACCAAATTACACAAGATTTAAGAATCTTGCTTATGACAGACTTTATGAAAAAGCGATTCAGGAAACGGATGAAAATAACCGATTAAAGTATTATCAGGAAATGGATAAGATATTAATTGATGAGGCGCCAGTTATATTTTTATTTTATGATCAAACCGCCTGGTTCGTTCAAAATCATATTAAAAATTTAAACCCGAATCCAATCAACTTATTAAAATTAAATGGGGTAGAAGAAGAACAATAA
- a CDS encoding redoxin domain-containing protein — MRANLLFKAIILVLIPLFAAAKKAPDFAVTDHNNKVHKLYEDYLNKDKVVVIKFFFVGCPPCASIAPYVQSAYVRWGAGNGRVQFFEISTMKGDNNALIKGYQNGKGLTFPGVGTDGGSQAARDPYTSGSFGPWYGTPTFVVISPDGEVNYNVNVSIGDQSPLDTAIARGLRVSHSGGGCTKAFSVKTVTAIKPETYYLVDLLNGNPAHEVKTGIYNCEFALPSITDGFYVIPQMNQTDDPLNGVTTADIVHIQRHILGLQQLNNLQRAVADVNASSTITAADVSEIRKLILGVTTGFSKLNKTFEIVHNPKAKSGPITDRVLLDDLVSGAAINEFGVGKFGDVSGANLFQNENLEIRASLQVDFLVESNRLADGTYEHRFFAEKDYNLTSFQFEVSGKDGNLINCLPSYLLKPEQFKSNTKIGPGAIRFLWNSQTRSTLMPAYEPWFSIITKNVDRLKPSHTGGFRYEFIFNDFSEFTDLVTVNYVHTALPGTNVELYYNQLSELTISSNEHILGYTLLNLNGNCLKSATLKVPVKQEIISLPFVQAGIYFISIQMQNGAKITKRFLKY, encoded by the coding sequence ATGAGAGCGAATTTACTGTTTAAAGCTATAATTCTCGTTTTAATTCCATTGTTTGCAGCTGCAAAAAAAGCACCTGATTTTGCAGTTACCGATCACAACAATAAGGTTCATAAATTATATGAAGATTATCTTAATAAGGACAAAGTAGTTGTAATAAAGTTCTTCTTTGTTGGATGTCCTCCATGTGCTTCAATTGCTCCGTACGTTCAATCTGCTTATGTTAGATGGGGTGCTGGGAATGGAAGAGTCCAGTTTTTTGAAATCAGCACCATGAAAGGGGACAATAATGCACTGATTAAAGGGTATCAGAATGGCAAAGGGCTCACATTTCCGGGGGTTGGTACTGATGGGGGTTCGCAAGCAGCCAGAGACCCCTATACCTCAGGATCTTTTGGCCCATGGTATGGAACCCCGACATTTGTGGTGATTTCACCGGATGGTGAAGTCAATTACAATGTGAATGTATCTATTGGTGACCAAAGCCCCTTGGATACTGCAATCGCCAGAGGGCTTCGGGTGAGTCATTCAGGAGGCGGATGTACCAAGGCTTTTTCAGTCAAAACTGTTACAGCAATTAAACCTGAAACCTATTATTTAGTGGATCTTCTAAATGGAAATCCAGCCCATGAAGTAAAAACAGGCATATACAATTGTGAATTTGCTTTGCCGTCAATTACAGATGGGTTTTATGTTATCCCTCAGATGAATCAGACTGACGACCCACTCAACGGTGTTACCACAGCTGATATCGTGCATATTCAAAGACACATCCTCGGATTGCAGCAATTAAATAATCTGCAACGTGCTGTTGCAGATGTAAATGCTTCCAGTACAATTACTGCAGCCGATGTTTCTGAAATCAGAAAACTTATTCTTGGTGTAACTACAGGATTTTCAAAACTCAATAAAACATTTGAAATTGTTCATAATCCTAAAGCAAAATCGGGTCCGATTACGGATCGGGTTTTATTGGATGATCTAGTAAGTGGTGCTGCGATTAATGAATTTGGAGTTGGTAAATTTGGAGATGTATCAGGAGCCAATTTATTTCAAAATGAGAATCTGGAAATCCGGGCAAGCCTTCAAGTGGATTTTTTAGTTGAATCTAACCGATTGGCCGATGGAACTTATGAACATCGTTTTTTTGCAGAAAAGGACTATAATCTTACTAGTTTTCAGTTTGAAGTTTCTGGTAAAGACGGCAATCTAATTAATTGTCTCCCCTCCTACTTGTTGAAACCTGAGCAATTTAAATCAAATACGAAAATTGGTCCCGGAGCCATTCGCTTTTTATGGAATTCCCAAACACGTTCTACGCTCATGCCTGCATATGAACCTTGGTTTTCAATTATTACAAAAAATGTCGATCGTTTGAAACCCAGTCACACTGGAGGATTTAGGTATGAATTTATATTTAATGACTTTAGTGAATTTACAGATCTTGTAACTGTAAACTATGTCCATACTGCTTTACCTGGTACCAATGTAGAATTGTATTACAATCAATTAAGCGAACTTACAATCAGTTCAAACGAACATATTCTTGGATATACATTGTTAAATTTAAATGGGAACTGTTTAAAATCAGCAACATTAAAGGTGCCTGTAAAACAAGAAATTATTTCATTACCCTTTGTGCAAGCAGGTATTTATTTTATTTCGATCCAAATGCAAAATGGTGCAAAGATTACAAAACGATTTTTGAAATACTAA
- a CDS encoding SCP2 sterol-binding domain-containing protein, producing METFDFLMNLPNKVNALALEGMNTCFHFDLEGEGGGQVSVIVENGKMISQSGLVGTASCTIKAQAADLKKVFKGELNPMMAILTGKLKLSNQAEMLKFAKLLGWM from the coding sequence ATGGAAACCTTTGATTTTTTAATGAATTTACCTAACAAAGTAAATGCGCTTGCATTGGAAGGAATGAATACCTGTTTTCATTTTGATCTGGAAGGCGAAGGGGGAGGTCAGGTCTCCGTAATCGTTGAAAATGGTAAAATGATCAGTCAATCCGGATTAGTTGGCACTGCTTCTTGTACAATCAAGGCTCAAGCTGCAGATTTAAAAAAAGTATTTAAAGGAGAATTAAATCCGATGATGGCGATCCTAACTGGTAAACTTAAACTCAGCAATCAAGCTGAAATGCTGAAATTTGCTAAATTATTAGGCTGGATGTAA
- a CDS encoding ParB/RepB/Spo0J family partition protein: MSQKNELGKGLRALLSNINSDQGQKTATPASTAINTINIIPIDQIVVNKQQPRHVFEEDLIKELADSIKTYGLIQPLTVRKINVNEYQIISGERRFRASQLAGLKELPVYIRTANDNEMLELALVENIQREDLNPIEIGISYQRLSDECGYTQEQLSERIGKKRSTISNYVRLLKLPLDIQSALKNKTLSMGHARVIAGVDDLIVQMQLFKDIQSKDLSVRETERAIQSFAKTNARRPVKAPVSNSNAQIKTLEDRLSAKFGYKVQIKRNATGDGQIIIKFKDDRQLNDLLDRMEE, translated from the coding sequence ATGAGTCAGAAAAATGAATTAGGCAAAGGCCTTCGCGCTTTGTTATCAAATATTAACTCTGATCAGGGTCAAAAAACGGCAACACCTGCAAGTACGGCTATTAATACAATTAATATAATTCCAATAGATCAAATTGTAGTCAATAAGCAACAGCCACGCCATGTATTTGAAGAAGATCTCATTAAAGAGCTTGCAGATTCCATTAAGACTTACGGACTGATTCAACCGCTTACCGTTCGAAAAATTAATGTCAACGAATATCAGATTATAAGTGGTGAACGAAGATTCAGAGCTTCTCAACTTGCTGGATTAAAAGAACTGCCAGTTTATATTCGTACAGCCAATGATAATGAAATGTTGGAACTGGCTTTGGTCGAAAATATACAGCGGGAAGATTTAAATCCAATTGAAATTGGAATTTCTTATCAACGATTATCTGATGAATGTGGTTATACCCAAGAACAATTATCAGAACGTATTGGGAAGAAACGCAGTACAATTAGTAATTATGTTAGGCTTTTGAAGCTTCCATTGGATATTCAATCAGCATTGAAAAACAAAACATTGTCCATGGGGCATGCACGGGTGATTGCTGGTGTAGATGATTTGATTGTTCAAATGCAATTATTTAAAGACATTCAATCAAAAGATCTTTCTGTAAGAGAAACGGAGCGAGCAATACAATCGTTTGCAAAAACAAATGCAAGGAGACCGGTAAAAGCTCCCGTTAGCAATAGTAATGCACAAATTAAAACTTTGGAAGATCGTTTAAGTGCTAAGTTTGGATATAAAGTTCAAATCAAACGGAATGCTACCGGAGATGGCCAAATAATAATAAAATTTAAAGACGATCGTCAACTAAATGATTTGTTAGATCGAATGGAAGAATAA
- a CDS encoding M1 family metallopeptidase translates to MKFVLLIALLIVSELGNGQSYRWQQQVNYTMSVELDSENHQLKGNQYLTLYNNSPDTLTRLYYHLYFNAFQPGSDMDIRSRNIIDPDPRIGKRIASLTSDEIGYHDIKCVQQENKKLKFSIHGTILQVELNKPIYPLDSATIEIEFKSQVPVQIRRSGRNNKEGIDYSMAQWYPKLCNYDEQGWHTPPYVAREFYGPWGRFDVTIKMDSEFCIGATGLLQNPENVGCGYSSDESKGNSKTWHFIAENVHDFVWAADRDYTHKIYTRKNNCKLHFLYQENDKTKDAWSALPVIIDSALQFIETNFGPYAYSGYSFIQGGDGGMEYPMATLITGNRPLISLVGVSIHELMHSWYQMMLATNESLYPWMDEGFASFAEEEVINHLKKLNLIPGQFVADPHRETIHNYIDFINSGREESLSTHADHYSTNTAYGQESYNKGALCLVELKYIIGETAFRQGMLNYYWRWRFRHPNPNDFFREMEKVSGMELDWFKEYYVYSTKTMDYSIDSLYVKDSKTICRLKRIGLFPMPIEVRVEFKSASNTLYYIPLNLMLGTKPFEGNMNVVQLKEWSWVNPYYEFTIDASIESIKSIQIDPENKMLDVNSSNNLILNNLN, encoded by the coding sequence ATGAAATTTGTTTTATTGATAGCTTTATTGATAGTAAGTGAATTGGGCAATGGACAATCGTATCGCTGGCAACAGCAGGTAAATTACACAATGTCTGTAGAATTAGATTCTGAAAATCATCAATTAAAAGGGAATCAATATCTCACTTTATACAATAACAGTCCTGACACACTGACCAGACTATACTACCATTTATATTTTAATGCATTTCAACCCGGTAGCGACATGGATATCAGGTCACGGAACATTATTGATCCCGATCCAAGAATTGGAAAACGAATTGCATCTTTAACTTCTGATGAAATAGGATATCATGACATTAAATGCGTACAGCAAGAAAACAAAAAATTAAAGTTCAGTATTCATGGAACGATACTTCAAGTCGAATTGAACAAACCAATTTATCCCTTAGATTCTGCTACAATTGAAATCGAATTTAAATCACAGGTTCCCGTACAAATTCGAAGATCTGGCAGAAACAATAAGGAAGGCATTGATTATTCAATGGCACAATGGTATCCAAAATTGTGCAATTATGATGAACAAGGGTGGCACACACCACCTTATGTGGCTCGAGAGTTTTATGGCCCCTGGGGACGATTTGATGTTACCATTAAAATGGATTCTGAATTTTGTATCGGAGCAACCGGTTTATTACAAAATCCTGAGAATGTTGGTTGCGGATATTCTTCAGATGAATCAAAAGGAAATTCAAAAACATGGCATTTTATAGCTGAAAATGTACATGATTTTGTCTGGGCAGCTGACCGAGATTATACACATAAAATTTATACGAGAAAGAATAACTGCAAACTTCATTTTTTATATCAGGAAAATGATAAAACAAAAGATGCATGGTCTGCTTTACCCGTTATTATTGATTCCGCATTGCAATTTATTGAAACGAATTTTGGCCCCTATGCATATTCCGGTTATTCATTTATTCAGGGAGGAGATGGCGGCATGGAATATCCGATGGCCACATTAATTACAGGAAACAGACCGCTGATAAGTTTAGTTGGGGTATCAATTCATGAATTGATGCACAGTTGGTATCAAATGATGTTGGCAACAAATGAAAGTCTTTATCCCTGGATGGATGAAGGGTTCGCATCGTTTGCTGAAGAAGAAGTTATAAATCACCTTAAGAAATTAAATCTTATTCCTGGCCAATTTGTAGCTGATCCTCATCGCGAAACAATTCACAACTACATTGATTTTATAAATTCGGGTAGGGAAGAAAGTTTAAGCACCCATGCAGACCATTACAGCACAAATACAGCATATGGACAGGAGTCCTATAACAAAGGAGCCCTTTGTCTTGTTGAATTAAAATATATTATTGGCGAAACTGCATTCAGACAAGGCATGCTTAATTATTATTGGCGGTGGAGATTTCGTCACCCAAATCCAAATGATTTTTTTAGAGAAATGGAAAAAGTTTCTGGAATGGAATTAGATTGGTTTAAAGAATACTATGTTTATTCAACTAAAACAATGGATTATTCAATTGACAGCCTTTATGTGAAAGATTCTAAAACAATTTGTAGGTTGAAGCGAATTGGTCTTTTTCCAATGCCCATTGAAGTTAGGGTAGAGTTCAAATCTGCTTCAAACACCTTGTATTATATACCACTCAATTTAATGTTGGGTACAAAGCCCTTTGAAGGAAACATGAATGTTGTCCAACTAAAAGAATGGAGTTGGGTAAATCCATATTATGAGTTTACCATTGACGCATCGATTGAATCAATAAAATCTATCCAAATTGATCCTGAAAATAAAATGCTCGATGTAAATTCTAGTAATAATCTGATTTTAAACAATTTAAATTAA
- a CDS encoding CPBP family intramembrane metalloprotease yields MNWLFLWSAMNTQDNSFLLLGRAGRFQPVFYLMSFTGLILICLSLSALFIPLDVIFSKIQNRNVILAIQLSSFSYVLVLFLLLSSYIHKRPIISFITSTNKFGFKRALVTFVIFLILNSLAELINYFFFNQKYSFQFDILNFIALLLVAVSLLILQSAAEEIILRGYILQALSSWKKTKPVVALVISSLLFASLHISNPEFTEYGFIPMFLIYFIAAVFLGAFAILGNGLEIPIGIHAANNFFAAVFVNYNASALKTESLFIIDRINVPLGLTEYIIILLLFVIIFYKMKWISPPNTLI; encoded by the coding sequence ATGAATTGGTTATTTTTGTGGTCTGCTATGAATACCCAGGATAATTCATTTCTACTTTTAGGGCGGGCGGGACGATTCCAGCCAGTATTCTATTTAATGAGCTTTACTGGATTAATATTGATTTGCTTAAGCTTAAGCGCTTTGTTTATTCCTTTAGACGTAATATTTTCTAAAATTCAAAACAGAAATGTCATTTTAGCCATTCAGTTAAGTTCGTTTAGCTATGTGCTTGTATTATTTCTCCTTCTTTCTTCTTATATACACAAAAGACCTATTATAAGTTTTATTACCTCAACTAATAAATTCGGTTTCAAAAGAGCACTGGTGACCTTTGTGATTTTTTTAATCCTAAATTCCTTAGCTGAACTAATCAATTACTTCTTTTTTAACCAAAAGTATTCTTTTCAATTTGATATTTTAAATTTTATTGCTCTTTTGCTTGTTGCTGTTAGTCTGTTGATATTACAATCAGCTGCAGAAGAAATAATTCTTAGAGGCTATATACTTCAAGCACTTTCAAGTTGGAAAAAAACAAAGCCAGTTGTTGCATTGGTGATTAGCAGTTTGCTTTTTGCTAGTCTGCATATTAGCAACCCGGAATTTACTGAATACGGTTTTATCCCAATGTTTTTAATTTATTTTATAGCCGCAGTATTTTTAGGTGCATTTGCAATCCTAGGCAATGGACTTGAAATCCCAATAGGCATTCATGCTGCCAATAATTTTTTCGCAGCAGTTTTTGTAAATTATAATGCCTCCGCACTAAAAACAGAATCCCTATTTATTATAGATAGAATAAATGTTCCTCTGGGATTAACTGAATATATTATAATTCTCTTATTGTTTGTAATTATTTTTTATAAAATGAAATGGATTTCTCCTCCTAATACTTTAATTTAA
- a CDS encoding dihydroorotase has protein sequence MNKLIIKNAQLVNEGKIEAKDLLIHGERIERIDRDISQPDATVLDAKGQFLIPGCIDDQVHFREPGLTHKATIATESAAAVAGGITSFMEMPNTIPNALTKELLEDKYQIAKEHSFANYSFFMGVSNDNLEEVLRVNYNKVCGIKVFMGSSTGNMLVDNVKVLENLFKNAPVLIATHCEDEAIIQANLKLAKDKYGDLIPVTEHPNIRNRQACLNSSSFAIELAKKHNTRLHILHISTKEECLLFDSAMKLEDKRITAEACVHHMYFNANHYNELGNLIKCNPAIKEFEDSKAIANALINSQIDVVATDHAPHTWEEKQGTYLQAPSGLPLAQHSLSIMLKLAERTHWDLPFIVEKMAHNPAICFQIKDRGYLREGYYADLVLINPNENYHVKKDDLLYKCAWSPFEGIELKGKILSTFVNGKQVYNGSKLNHSLASHRLEFIRTH, from the coding sequence ATGAATAAATTAATAATAAAGAACGCCCAACTGGTCAATGAGGGCAAAATTGAGGCAAAAGACCTGCTAATTCATGGTGAACGTATTGAACGAATTGACAGAGATATCTCACAACCTGATGCAACTGTTTTAGATGCCAAAGGGCAATTTTTAATACCGGGTTGCATTGATGATCAAGTTCATTTTAGAGAACCTGGCTTAACACATAAGGCAACGATTGCCACGGAATCAGCAGCGGCAGTTGCAGGTGGCATCACCAGTTTCATGGAAATGCCTAATACCATACCGAATGCATTGACTAAAGAACTTTTGGAAGACAAATACCAAATTGCAAAGGAGCATTCTTTTGCCAATTACTCTTTCTTTATGGGTGTATCAAACGATAATCTGGAGGAAGTTTTACGAGTAAATTATAACAAAGTATGTGGCATTAAAGTGTTTATGGGCTCGTCAACCGGAAATATGCTTGTTGACAACGTAAAGGTTTTGGAAAATTTATTTAAAAATGCTCCCGTATTAATTGCTACCCATTGTGAGGATGAGGCCATCATTCAGGCTAATTTAAAGTTGGCTAAAGACAAATATGGAGATTTAATACCAGTAACAGAACATCCTAATATCCGAAATAGACAAGCATGTTTAAACTCCAGTTCATTTGCTATCGAACTGGCTAAGAAACACAACACTCGCTTGCATATTTTACATATTTCTACAAAGGAAGAATGCCTTTTGTTTGATTCCGCAATGAAGCTGGAAGATAAAAGAATTACGGCAGAAGCCTGTGTACATCATATGTATTTTAATGCTAATCATTATAATGAATTGGGAAACTTAATAAAATGCAATCCTGCAATTAAGGAATTTGAAGATTCAAAAGCCATTGCAAACGCATTAATAAATTCACAAATTGATGTAGTAGCTACAGATCACGCCCCTCATACATGGGAAGAAAAGCAAGGAACCTATCTTCAGGCTCCGTCGGGATTACCTCTTGCTCAACACAGTCTTTCAATCATGCTGAAATTAGCCGAACGCACCCATTGGGATTTACCATTTATTGTAGAGAAAATGGCCCACAACCCTGCGATTTGCTTTCAGATAAAAGACCGAGGATATTTAAGAGAAGGATATTATGCGGATTTAGTGCTGATAAATCCTAATGAAAACTACCACGTAAAAAAAGATGATTTGCTATATAAATGTGCTTGGTCGCCCTTTGAAGGAATTGAATTAAAGGGTAAAATATTATCGACTTTTGTTAATGGGAAACAAGTATACAACGGGTCCAAATTAAACCATTCACTGGCTTCACATCGTTTGGAATTTATTAGAACGCATTAA
- a CDS encoding NAD(P)H-dependent oxidoreductase, which yields MSILVISGTNRKGSATLEISKKLCGIMTKMHVEHRFVNLEDFTELLSKQAPYKSLENDSELVNFQDSILIPSEKFIFVIPEYNGSFPGFLKWWIDTFSIRKAAESYKFKKAAFIGVSDGINGNVRGIDHFMAVCRYLKMVIYPGFVYFPSIVKVLDLWDENPKNANRLEKFIEEFSAF from the coding sequence ATGTCCATTTTAGTGATTTCAGGAACCAACCGAAAAGGAAGTGCCACGTTAGAAATAAGTAAAAAATTATGCGGGATTATGACAAAAATGCATGTGGAGCACCGTTTTGTTAATTTGGAAGACTTTACTGAATTATTATCAAAACAAGCTCCTTATAAATCTCTTGAAAATGACTCTGAATTGGTTAATTTTCAGGATTCCATATTAATTCCTTCTGAAAAATTCATTTTTGTCATTCCTGAATACAATGGCAGTTTTCCAGGTTTTTTGAAATGGTGGATTGATACATTTAGTATCCGAAAAGCAGCAGAAAGCTATAAGTTTAAGAAAGCAGCTTTTATTGGTGTCTCAGATGGAATTAATGGCAATGTCCGGGGAATTGATCATTTTATGGCTGTTTGCAGGTATTTAAAGATGGTAATATATCCTGGATTTGTTTATTTCCCAAGTATAGTTAAAGTATTGGATCTTTGGGATGAAAATCCAAAAAATGCAAACAGGCTTGAAAAATTTATTGAAGAATTCAGTGCATTTTAA